ACAGTCAGGAACGCCAGGTCGTCGAGCAGCTCGCGGGGGCCGTGCTCGCCGAGGCCCGCGAGCCGCGCGGCGCACGTGCACCGCGGCCGACGGCGACCGGGGCGCGGCCGCAGCAGACGCCCGGGGCGCGACCCGCCGTCGTACCGCGCACCGGACTGCCCGGACGGGCCGGGAACCGGCCGGTCACCGTGCACATCTCGCCCATCGAACTGCTGCGGGACATCGACGTCCTCGTCTCCTCCGAGAACGTCCATCTGGAGATGTCCAAGTCGTTCCGGCCCACCGTCTCCGGGGCGCTGCGCCGCTCGGCCGTCGTGGGCTGCGCCTCCGAGGGGCCGGTCGCCGACGTCCTCGCGGACGAGCTCGCCGCCTGGGTGCGGGCCCGCCCCGGTGTGCTGCCCCTGCGACCGGGCACGATCGTGCCCACCGGCCCCGGCGCCCTCGCCGCGCGCGGGGTGCGGCGCGTCTATCACGCGGCCCTGGCCGTGCCCGACGGCCTCGCCTACCGCGTCGACCCCCAGCACATCGCCACCGCCGTCACGGGCTGCTTCGCCCGAGCCCGCCAGGACCGCGCCGACGGCCTGCCCGGCCTGCGCTCGATCTGCTTCCCCCTGCTGGGCGCGGGCCGGGGCGGCCTGGACCGCCGGACCAGCGTGGAGTGGCTGCGCTGGGCCATCGAGGACGCCCTCACCGCGGACCCCGACTGGTCGGTCCACGTCGTGACCCGCTATCCGGAGGCGGCACGTCTGTTCGAGGCGGTTCCTCCGGAGGCCCCGGAGGGGTAGGGGGCTCCGCAGGGAAAGGAGGCTGCGGGCGCTGAACAGGGCGTGCACCCTGCTTCGTACGGCGATCATGGGCGCCAGCTCGGATCCGTCAGGCGGATTCCGCCCGCCGCCAGGCCCCGCTCCAGCCGGCGCAGCTCCCCGCGCGCCGGTACCCCGTACATGCGCGCGCCGGTTCCGGCGCCGTCCGCCCGCAGGCTCACGCGCGGTCCCGGCGGGTAGGCGCGGGTGAGGTGCGGGGCGTAACGGCGGGCGCCGAGGGAGGTGCGCGGCACGAGCCGCTGGTTGGCCGACCCGCGCCAGACCAGGTCCGTCGGCTCGCCGACCCGGAAGCGGCCCGTCACGACCGCGTCCGCGCCGTCCAGCGCCGCCCACGCCTCTTCCGGCAACTGATCCGGCACCTCGTCGGGCTCGTGACCGGTGTAGACGAGCAGGTCGGGGAGGTCGGGGAGGTCGGGGAGGTCGGGAAGGCCCGCTGGGTACCCCGCGCCCCCCTCAAGCCCCTCGCGCCCATGCGGCCCATGCGGCTCACGCAGCCCGTGCAGTCGGCGCAGCGCATGGAGCCGACGCAGCCGGTCCGCTCCGTGCAGCAGTGCGGTCAGTGCGGCGGGCTGGGCGAGTGGTTCCCCGCCGCTGACCGTCAGCCCGTCCGCGCCGAGGTCCAGCGCCCTCTCCCACAGTTCCAGCAGCTCGCCCACGGTGGCGGTCCGACCGCCGTCCGCGTCCCAGGTGTGCCGGGACATACAGCCGGGGCAGGCCAGCGCACACCCCTGGAACCACACCCCCAGCCGCCGCCCCGGCCCGAGCGTCTCGACGGGGAAGTACCCGTCGGCGACCCGCACCGGCACTTCAGCCGCGTCGGTCACGTGCCCCACTCCAGCCATATGCCCCCCAGTCATATGCCCACAGCAATATTCCTCGCCCCGCCCCTCGATATTCGAAGATCTTTTCCCTTGTTTAGGGCGCACTCCGGACCGAGCGGAACCAAGCGGAAGGGAAGCCTATTCCGCGTCACGTCGAACCGGCTCGGGTTTGGGAAGTTTTCCAGGAACTCTCCGGTAACAAAGGCGCGGCCCCGGTCGTTCGGCGGTCGATCTCCGGCTGATTTCCGGATGCCGTAATCCGTTGTCGTGAATATCTCCCTCTCGCGTTCGTTTTTCCCCTAGGCTGCGCGAATCCCGGACCAGGGGGTGGTCCGGGAATCTGACGAGGGGGATGGAATGAGCGAGGTGAAGTCCGTCCCGGCGGACTACGGCCGCAGCCGTCTCACCGCGCGCACCCGCTGGCGGGCCACCCGCCACGGACGCCGGGACGGCCACGCCGGCATCGGCGCCGAGCACTGCGCACGGCAGCTGGCAGGCGGGCTGGAAATGGCGTTGGACGAGCTGCGCTCCGGCTTCGTCACACGCCACGCGGCCCTCATCGACCGCGTGAAGGAGGAGTCCGCGCGGATCGTGACGGAGTACGACCGGCGCGGCGAGGACGTGCCCGCGGCGCTCGCCCGCTTCGGCGGCTGGGTGTCGCAGTGGCGCACGGAGGTGACGGCCTGCCAGCAGCGCGGCCTGGCCCTCGCCGCCTGCGCCGACCAGGAACTCGCCCACTACCAGGCCGCGTACGCGCGCGCCGCCCGCCAGGAGGAGCCGCCGCCCGCGCAGAGCCCGGGCGCCGCGGTCCTCGACGGGTCCTGGACGGGGGCGCCGGACTGGATGCTCGACGACGTCCTGGTCCGCAGGGCGCTGCAGATTCTGGAGCAGAGGATCGGATCGGCGGCCGCCCAGGCCGGCCGGGGGGAACAGGGGACCCGATGACAAGAGCGACGAAAATGAGGCGGCGGGACCGAGCGGGAGGGGTCACCGCGGCGCTGGCCGCCTCCACCCTCCTGCTGACCCTGACGACGACGGCCTGCGGCGGCGGCCCCTTCGCCGGCCCGGAGCGTCTCTCCGCCGACTGCGCCGTCGTCCTGGACGGCTCGGGATCCGGCTCCGACAGCGACATCGGCTTCCGGGCGCAGGAGAAGCTGAAGGCCACGCTGCCCCGCTTCCTCGCCGACAAGAAGTGCAAGTACCTGTCCTACGCGCCCATCACCTCCGCCTCCGTCGCCTCCTCCTGCCAGGTGGCGCGGATCGACATCGACCCGGACGCCGACAAACGGTCCGAGCGCGAGGGGCTGTGGAAGCAGACCCGGGTCCTCGCCGAGGCGGGCGCGGAGAAGATGCTGGAGTGCGCCCGGGACCGTCAGCCGGGTTCGGACGTCCTGGGCGGCCTCGACCGTGCGGCCAAGGTGCCGCGTGACGGCGGCGGCGCCTTCCAGGTCCTGGTGATCAGCGACTTCGACCAGGCCGACCCCGACTTCAAGCTGTCGAAGTACGACCTCGTCACCCAGCCCGAGCGGGACACCGCCGTCAGGGCCCTGGTCAGCGGCCGCGGGCTGCCGGATCTGCCGGACACCACCGTCTTCCGCGTCGGCTTCGCCATGCGCGGCGGCAAGACCAACCCCGAACGCGTCGACCAGATGGAGCAGTTCTGGCAGCAGCTCCTGGAGAAGGAGGTGAAGGTCGATGTCGACGACGGATACGGCGCCTGAGGAGCCCCGCCGGCTCCGGGACGATCTGCGCGAGCGATTCCGCCGCGGCCGGGGCCGCGCGCCCGGCCTGGGCCGCACGAACCCCGCCGCGCCCCGCGGCCAGGTCCCGCCGACCGACACCCGGGAGGCCAGACGCCTGCTGGAGGAGGCCGAGTCGGCCGGCCGCCGCGCCGCCAGGGACGGCACGCTCAACCCGTACGTCCTCGGCTCGCTGCACCGGCTGCCCTACTTCGGCCGGCTGCGGGGGCTGCGCGACCACGCCCGCGACCGCATCGTGGCCCGGCACCACGACGGTGAGGAGCAGGAACTGCGGGCCTCGGCCGCGCTGTTCGCCGCCACGGCGGCCCGGGAGAGCGAGGCTCGCCAGGCCAAGGAGGCACAGGAGGAGGAGACGCTCCGCCGGCAGGCCGCGGCCGCGCGGCTGGACCGGGCGGCGACCCGAATAGCCGCCCGCGAGGACCGGCGCGACCGTCTGCTGCCCTGGGTCGTGGGCCGGTTCGGGGCGGGCCGGGCGCACGGCGCGGACCCGGACGCCGGGCCGGGCGAGGACCAGGCAGGACCGGCCGACTGGGACGACGACTCCGACAAGGAGGGCCGGGCCGCGGCCCGCCCGGTCGTCGCTCCCTGGGAGGGACTCACGGAGACCGCGGCCATGGCCCGCCGGCCCCGCATGGCCCTCACCCTGCTGCTGATCCTGGTCGAACTCCCCGTCTATCTCACCCTGTTCCTGGCGATCCACGAGGGCACTCCGGAGGGCCGGGCCAGCGCCTACCTGCTGACCGCGGCGGTGGGCGTCGCCATGACGCTCGGCCCCTTCCAGGCCGGCCGCCAGTGGCGTCGCCGGGGCGCCACGGCCTCGCTGTGGGTGGTCCTGCCGATCGCGGCGGCGCTCGCCTCGGTCTGGGCGGTGGCGGCCTGGTACCTGGGCGACCTGCGCGCCCGCATCGTCTTCCGGGACACCGACACGGGGGCCATGGACGAGCTCGCCCGGCAGCTGAACGTCGACCTGCCGCCCGCGCCCACCCTGCTCCAGCAGCTGCACCTGGACGCGCACACGGTCAGCGTCACCTTCATCTCGCTGCTCCTGATGTCCGGCGGCATCGCGTTCCTGCTGGCGCTGTCCGAGGAACACCCCTTCGTCGCCGCCTACCGCCACCACCACAGGCGGCTGGAGGCGGCCGAGACGGCCCTGGCCCAGGCGGAAGGGGCGGCCGCGGCGGCCCGCCGCCAACAGGAGACCCAGGACGGCCGGCGCACCGAGCGCCGCGACGCCCTCTCCGCCGAACTGACCGCGGTGGACGCGGTGTTCGAGGCCGCCGCCCACGCCTACCTCGACGGCGTCCAGGCCGCCTCGCACGACCCGGCGGTCACCGAGGGCGCCATGCGCCTGTCGGCCCGCTACCCGCTCCTGCGCGACGATCCGGTACGACGATGACGGGCGATCCGGTACGACGATGAGGCGAGGCACGCCATAGGGGCGGGGTGGCCTGCCGAACCCGGCCCGCCGGCCCGGCTCACCGGCTCTGCCCTACCAGGGCCGGCCCGGCGCCCGCCGGACCGGCCCTAGTAGGCCACCCCCACCCCCTGCTTCACCGTCCCCCCGTCCTCGATCATCGCCAGCATCGCGTGCGCCACATCCGCCCGCCCGATGAACCGGCCCCTGGGCGGGAACCCGCCCACCACCGTCCGGTAGGAGCCGGTCACCGGCTTGTCCTGCAGGCGCGGCGGCCGGACGGCCGTCCAGTCCGTGGCGCTGCGGGCCAGCTCCGCCTCCATCTCCCGCAGGTCGGCGTAGACGTCCTTCAGGGCGGCCGAGACCAGGCCGCGCACGGTGCGGTCGAGGACGCCGTCGCCCTCCGGGGCCGGGCCGATCGGACCGGCGCTCACCACGAGCAGCCGGCGCACGTCCTCCGCCTCCAGGGCCGACAGCACCGTACGGGTGAGCCGGGCGGCGACCCCGGCGTCCTTGCGGCTGCGTGCGCCGAGCCCGGACAGCACCGCGTCCCGGCCGGCCACGGCGGGGCGCAGCGCCCCGGGGTCGGCGAGGTCCGCGCGCAGCACCTCCAGCCGGTCGCCGGTGACCGCGAGCCGGGCCGGGTCGCGGACGACGGCCGTGACCTCGTGGCCCGCGGCCAGGGCCTGGCGGACGACCTCCCGGCCGATGCCTCCGGTGGCGCCGAAAACAGTGAGCTTCATGGTGTGCTCCCCACTCAGGGTCAGGTGGGTGAGCATTCACTCACCCCTGGCTTCCTCTAGAGTGGGTAAGCATTCACTCACCCGTCAAGAGCAGAACGTGGGGAACCCGCATGGAACGACCGGCCCGTGTCCGCATCCTCGACGCCGCGCACGAGCTGATGCTCACCGTCGGACTGGGCCGCGCCACCACCAAGGAGATCGCCCGCGCGGCCGGCTGCTCCGAGGCGGCGCTCTACAAGTACTTCCCGAGCAAGGAGGAGCTGTTCATCCGCGTCCTCGCCGAACGGCTCCCCCGGCTCGCCCCCCTGCTCGACAGCCTCGCGGCCGAACCGGGACGCGGCACGCTGGAGGGAAACCTCACCGAGATCGCCCGCCAGGCGGCCCTCTTCTACGAGCAGAGCTTCCCGATCGCGGCCTCGCTCTACGCCGAGGTCCAGCTCAAGCGACGGCACGACGAGGCGATGCGGGACCTGGGCGTGGGCCCGCATGTGCCCATCGAGCAGCTGGCGGCGTATCTGCGGGCCGAGCAGGGCGTGGGCCGGGTGCGGGAGGACGTCGACGTGTCCGCCGCGGCCGCGCTGCTGATGGGCGCCTGCGCGCAGCGGGCGTTCGCCTACGACGTGCTCGGCGAGCGACCGGAGGCCGCCGACTTCGCCGTACGCCTGGCGCGGACGCTGCTGGACGGGATCGGCGGCTGAGCGCTCACGAGGCCAGCCACGCGTCGATGTCCGCCAGCAGCCTCCCCTTCGTCTCCTCCGGCGCCGCGGAGCCGCGCACCGACTGCCGGGCCAGCTCCGCCAACTCCGCGTCCGTGAAGCCGTGGTGCTGTCGGGCGATCTCGTACTGGGCGGCCAGCCGGGAGCCGAACAGCAGCGGGTCGTCGGCGCCCAGCGCCATCGGCACGCCCGCCTCGAACAGCGTCCGCAGCGGTACGTCCTCCGGCTTCTCGTACACGCCCAGCGCCACGTTCGACGCCGGGCACACCTCGCAGGTGATGCCCCGGTCGGCGAGGCGCTTCATCAGCCGCGGGTCCTCGGCCGCCCGCACCCCGTGCCCCAGCCGGTTGGCGTGCAGATCGTCCAGGCAGTCGCGGACCGAGGACGGGCCGGTCAGCTCGCCGCCGTGCGGCGCGGACAGCAGCCCGCCCTCCTTCGCGATGGCGAAAGCCCGGTCGAAGTCCCGTGCCATGCCCCGGCGTTCGTCGTTCGACAGCCCGAAACCGACCACCCCCCGGTCCGCGTACCGCACGGCCAGCCGGGCCAGCGTCCGGGCGTCCAGCGGATGCTTCATCCGGTTCGCCGCCACCAGCACCCGCATCCCGAGCCCGGTCTCCCGCGAGGTCGTCTCCACCGCGTCCAGAATCACTTCCAACGCCGGGATCAGCCCACCCAGCCGAGGCGCGTACGACGTCGGGTCCACCTGGATCTCCAGCCAGCCCGAGCCGTCCCTCACGTCCTCCTCGGCGGCCTCACGCACCAGCCGCCTTATGTCCTCGGGCTCTCTGAGGCACGAGCGCGCCGCGTCGTACAGGCGCTGGAAGCGGAACCAGCCCCGCTCGTCCGTCGCCCGCAGTTTCGGCGGCTCCCCGCTGGTCAGCGCCTCGCTCAGCGCGTCGGGCAGCCGCACGCCGTACTTGTCGGCCAGCTCCAGCACGGTGGTGGGCCGCATCGACCCGGTGAAGTGCAGGTGCAGATGGGCTTTCGGCAGCTCAGAGACATCACGTACACGCTCCATCCAAGGATCCTGCCGTACGCGTCCGCCGTCCCGGTACCACTTTCCCCGAACGTGGTCTTGCTCGCACACATGACAGAGGGACCAGGCCTGAACGTTCAGGCCTGGTCCCTCTGTCATGTGCGTCAGTCCCTGGCTTCGGCCAGGAGCTTCTGGATCCGGCTCACGCCCTCGACGAGGTCCTCGTCGCCCAGCGCGTACGACAGCCGCAGATAGCCCGGCGTGCCGAAGGCCTCGCCCGGCACCACCGCGACCTCGGCCTCCTCCAGGATCAGCGCGGCCAGCTCGACCGAGTCCTGCGGGCGCTTGCCGCGGATCTCCTTGCCGAGCAGCGCCTTCACCGACGGGTACGCGTAGAACGCGCCCTCGGGCTCCGGGCAGAGCACGCCGTCGATCTCGTTGAGCATCCGCACGATGGTCTTGCGGCGCCGGTCGAAGGCCTCGCGCATCTTCGCCACGGCCGACAGGTCACCGGAGACGGCGGCCAGCGCGGCGACCTGCGCCACGTTGGAGACGTTCGAGGTGGCGTGCGACTGGAGGTTGGTGGCCGCCTTGACGACGTCCTTCGGGCCGACGATCCACCCGACCCGCCAGCCGGTCATCGCGTAGGTCTTGGCGACGCCGTTGACCACGATGCACTTGTCGCGAAGCTCGGGCAGGAGCGCCGGCAGCGAGGTGAACTTCGCGTCGCCGTAGACGAGGTGCTCGTAGATCTCGTCCGTCAGGACCCACAGACCGTGCTCGACGGCCCAGCGGCCGATGGCCTCGGCGTCCTCGGCGCTGTAGACCGCGCCGGTCGGGTTGGACGGGGAGACGAAGAGCACGACCTTCGTGTTCTCGGTGCGCGCCGCCTCCACCTGCTCGACGGAGACCCGGTAGCCGGTCGTCTCGTCGGCCACGACCTCCACCGGCACACCGCCGGCCAGCCGGATCGACTCCGGGTACGTCGTCCA
This window of the Streptomyces sp. NBC_01275 genome carries:
- a CDS encoding 4Fe-4S cluster-binding domain-containing protein — protein: MGHVTDAAEVPVRVADGYFPVETLGPGRRLGVWFQGCALACPGCMSRHTWDADGGRTATVGELLELWERALDLGADGLTVSGGEPLAQPAALTALLHGADRLRRLHALRRLHGLREPHGPHGREGLEGGAGYPAGLPDLPDLPDLPDLLVYTGHEPDEVPDQLPEEAWAALDGADAVVTGRFRVGEPTDLVWRGSANQRLVPRTSLGARRYAPHLTRAYPPGPRVSLRADGAGTGARMYGVPARGELRRLERGLAAGGIRLTDPSWRP
- a CDS encoding macro domain-containing protein, whose amino-acid sequence is MNGMNPDGLPDRADLVRELRHLRRGGLPALQALVPEALRAVTLHAGYADGEDDLADGAERLIRAAAERLGADDLIGRAAQCTFGLLPGRRGDPAADRRRAAALVYGVTSERFRHSQERQVVEQLAGAVLAEAREPRGARAPRPTATGARPQQTPGARPAVVPRTGLPGRAGNRPVTVHISPIELLRDIDVLVSSENVHLEMSKSFRPTVSGALRRSAVVGCASEGPVADVLADELAAWVRARPGVLPLRPGTIVPTGPGALAARGVRRVYHAALAVPDGLAYRVDPQHIATAVTGCFARARQDRADGLPGLRSICFPLLGAGRGGLDRRTSVEWLRWAIEDALTADPDWSVHVVTRYPEAARLFEAVPPEAPEG
- a CDS encoding pyridoxal phosphate-dependent aminotransferase: MSAATPPTERRVSARVGAISESATLAVDAKAKALKAAGRPVIGFGAGEPDFPTPDYIVQAAVEACSNPKYHRYTPAGGLPELKAAIAAKTLRDSGYEVDASQILVTNGGKQAIYEAFAAILDPGDEVIVPAPYWTTYPESIRLAGGVPVEVVADETTGYRVSVEQVEAARTENTKVVLFVSPSNPTGAVYSAEDAEAIGRWAVEHGLWVLTDEIYEHLVYGDAKFTSLPALLPELRDKCIVVNGVAKTYAMTGWRVGWIVGPKDVVKAATNLQSHATSNVSNVAQVAALAAVSGDLSAVAKMREAFDRRRKTIVRMLNEIDGVLCPEPEGAFYAYPSVKALLGKEIRGKRPQDSVELAALILEEAEVAVVPGEAFGTPGYLRLSYALGDEDLVEGVSRIQKLLAEARD
- a CDS encoding NAD(P)-dependent oxidoreductase, which translates into the protein MKLTVFGATGGIGREVVRQALAAGHEVTAVVRDPARLAVTGDRLEVLRADLADPGALRPAVAGRDAVLSGLGARSRKDAGVAARLTRTVLSALEAEDVRRLLVVSAGPIGPAPEGDGVLDRTVRGLVSAALKDVYADLREMEAELARSATDWTAVRPPRLQDKPVTGSYRTVVGGFPPRGRFIGRADVAHAMLAMIEDGGTVKQGVGVAY
- a CDS encoding TetR/AcrR family transcriptional regulator, coding for MERPARVRILDAAHELMLTVGLGRATTKEIARAAGCSEAALYKYFPSKEELFIRVLAERLPRLAPLLDSLAAEPGRGTLEGNLTEIARQAALFYEQSFPIAASLYAEVQLKRRHDEAMRDLGVGPHVPIEQLAAYLRAEQGVGRVREDVDVSAAAALLMGACAQRAFAYDVLGERPEAADFAVRLARTLLDGIGG
- a CDS encoding adenosine deaminase, with the protein product MERVRDVSELPKAHLHLHFTGSMRPTTVLELADKYGVRLPDALSEALTSGEPPKLRATDERGWFRFQRLYDAARSCLREPEDIRRLVREAAEEDVRDGSGWLEIQVDPTSYAPRLGGLIPALEVILDAVETTSRETGLGMRVLVAANRMKHPLDARTLARLAVRYADRGVVGFGLSNDERRGMARDFDRAFAIAKEGGLLSAPHGGELTGPSSVRDCLDDLHANRLGHGVRAAEDPRLMKRLADRGITCEVCPASNVALGVYEKPEDVPLRTLFEAGVPMALGADDPLLFGSRLAAQYEIARQHHGFTDAELAELARQSVRGSAAPEETKGRLLADIDAWLAS